One genomic segment of Natranaeroarchaeum aerophilus includes these proteins:
- the rpl12p gene encoding 50S ribosomal protein P1, which yields MEYVYAALILNETGEEINEDNLTGVLEAAGVDVEESRVKALVAALEDVDIDEAVADAAAVPAGGAAAGGAAAGAADEAADDEADEAEEGEEDLPDTTDDDDDEDDDADGEGLGELFG from the coding sequence ATGGAATACGTTTACGCAGCACTCATCCTGAACGAGACGGGCGAAGAGATCAACGAAGACAACCTTACCGGCGTCCTCGAGGCCGCTGGCGTCGATGTGGAGGAATCCCGAGTCAAGGCGCTTGTCGCCGCGCTCGAAGACGTCGACATCGACGAGGCAGTCGCCGATGCCGCAGCCGTCCCCGCCGGGGGCGCAGCGGCAGGCGGTGCCGCGGCGGGAGCCGCCGACGAGGCAGCCGACGATGAGGCCGACGAGGCCGAGGAAGGCGAAGAAGACCTTCCGGACACGACCGACGATGACGACGACGAGGACGACGACGCCGACGGCGAGGGCCTCGGCGAGCTGTTCGGTTAA
- a CDS encoding thiol-disulfide oxidoreductase DCC family protein, producing the protein MAEPAARDDSDRAVDPEHLAGPTLLFDGVCNLCNASVQFVIERDDEGVFSFASLQWESADALLDAVGAPHGDLDSVVLIENGEYYRKSSAAIRVGRHLGLPWSLLSVGRILPKRVRDRIYDFVADNRYRWFGKKEQCMIPDEDVSGRFLDD; encoded by the coding sequence ATGGCAGAACCAGCAGCGCGCGACGATTCCGACCGCGCGGTCGACCCCGAGCATCTGGCGGGACCGACGCTTCTGTTCGACGGCGTCTGTAACCTCTGTAATGCGTCGGTCCAGTTTGTCATCGAGCGCGACGATGAGGGGGTCTTTTCGTTTGCCTCCCTGCAGTGGGAGAGCGCCGATGCCCTGCTGGATGCCGTCGGCGCACCACACGGCGACCTCGACTCGGTCGTCCTGATCGAGAACGGCGAGTACTACCGCAAGTCCTCGGCGGCGATCCGGGTGGGCCGTCACCTCGGACTACCGTGGTCGCTGCTCTCCGTCGGGCGGATCCTGCCGAAACGGGTCAGGGATCGTATCTACGATTTCGTCGCCGACAACCGGTATCGCTGGTTCGGCAAAAAAGAGCAGTGCATGATCCCCGACGAGGACGTTTCCGGTCGGTTTCTGGACGACTGA
- a CDS encoding bifunctional methylenetetrahydrofolate dehydrogenase/methenyltetrahydrofolate cyclohydrolase, translating to MTEIIDGNAVADEIRAELSESIDALADADVTPGLATVLMSDDGASDTYVSMKQRACEEVGINGIHVEIEADAPAQELYDTIDELNDDPEVHGILVQMPVADHVDEREVINRIDPAKDVDGFHPENVGKLVAGYPRFKPCTPHGVQKLLESADVDPEGKDVVIVGRSNIVGKPLANLLIQKTDGGNATVTVCHSRTDDLAAKTREADIVVAACGVPELVDGEMLSEGTVVIDVGVNRVDADTEKGYELVGDVEFESAKGKASAITPVPGGVGPMTIAMLLYNTTKAAGLSEGVDVELP from the coding sequence ATGACGGAGATCATCGACGGAAACGCGGTGGCCGACGAGATACGGGCCGAGCTATCCGAGAGCATCGACGCGCTCGCCGACGCGGACGTCACGCCGGGGCTGGCGACCGTGCTCATGAGCGACGACGGCGCGAGCGACACCTACGTCTCGATGAAACAGCGCGCCTGTGAGGAGGTCGGCATCAACGGCATCCACGTCGAAATCGAGGCCGACGCGCCGGCCCAGGAGCTGTACGACACTATTGACGAACTGAACGACGATCCCGAGGTCCACGGCATCCTCGTCCAGATGCCGGTGGCCGACCACGTCGACGAGCGCGAAGTGATCAACCGGATCGACCCCGCCAAGGACGTCGACGGCTTCCATCCCGAGAACGTCGGCAAACTCGTCGCTGGCTACCCGCGATTCAAGCCCTGCACGCCCCACGGCGTCCAGAAGCTGCTCGAATCCGCGGACGTCGATCCGGAAGGGAAAGACGTCGTGATCGTCGGGCGCTCGAACATCGTCGGAAAGCCACTCGCCAACCTGCTGATCCAGAAGACCGATGGCGGCAACGCCACGGTGACGGTCTGTCACTCCCGGACCGACGATCTGGCGGCGAAGACCCGCGAGGCCGACATCGTCGTCGCCGCCTGTGGCGTCCCCGAACTCGTCGACGGCGAGATGCTTTCGGAGGGAACGGTCGTCATCGACGTTGGTGTCAACCGCGTGGATGCGGATACCGAGAAAGGCTACGAGCTCGTCGGCGACGTCGAGTTCGAGAGCGCGAAGGGGAAAGCGAGCGCGATTACTCCGGTTCCGGGCGGCGTCGGCCCGATGACGATCGCGATGTTGCTGTACAACACGACCAAGGCGGCAGGTCTCTCGGAGGGCGTCGACGTCGAGTTACCCTAA
- a CDS encoding 50S ribosomal protein L1, producing MADQELEQAVSRALEDAPERNFRETVDLAVNLRDLDLNEPSNRVDESVVLPSGTGQETRIVVIAEGETGLRAEDVADDVLDGDDLADLGDDDDAAKDLAEETDFFIAEESRMQDVGRYLGTILGPRGKMPEPLSPDDDVVEVVNRMKNTVQIRSGDRRTFHTRVGAEDMGAEEIADNIDVILRRLHADLEKGPLNLDSVYVKTTMGPSVEVA from the coding sequence ATGGCAGATCAGGAACTAGAGCAAGCAGTGTCGCGCGCACTCGAGGACGCCCCGGAGCGGAATTTCCGTGAAACGGTCGACCTCGCAGTCAATCTGCGCGATCTTGACCTTAACGAACCGTCGAATCGTGTCGACGAGTCCGTGGTCCTGCCCAGCGGAACTGGCCAGGAGACGCGGATCGTTGTAATCGCCGAGGGCGAAACGGGCCTTCGAGCAGAGGACGTCGCCGACGACGTACTGGATGGTGACGACCTCGCCGATCTGGGAGACGACGACGACGCGGCGAAGGATCTCGCCGAGGAGACCGACTTCTTCATCGCGGAGGAATCCAGGATGCAGGACGTCGGTCGCTATCTCGGTACGATTCTCGGGCCTCGCGGTAAGATGCCCGAGCCGCTGTCGCCAGACGACGACGTCGTCGAAGTCGTCAACCGGATGAAAAACACGGTGCAGATCCGTAGCGGTGACCGACGCACGTTCCACACGCGCGTCGGTGCCGAGGACATGGGCGCAGAGGAGATCGCCGACAACATCGACGTGATCCTCCGCCGTCTCCACGCGGATCTCGAGAAAGGCCCGCTCAACCTGGACTCCGTCTACGTGAAGACGACGATGGGTCCGTCCGTCGAGGTGGCCTGA
- a CDS encoding PQQ-binding-like beta-propeller repeat protein — MRRREYLMGLGTAATVPTAGCTDAFGVWEDAPEPAAERADARIEGAWPTHGFDAENTRRADAPGPVDELTGLWEAENQIFGDPIIGNSIVYTTQGQDMHVRTREAATGEWVDTPLDGASGSVEAIAKDVAVLLDVDDAAREPILRCVGLDDGTERWRTAVEGDRPERIAVVGSRVCVLDVDISGGGYGLVLSSYDIDDGTMHWSKRVRDGDGERLIPHFQLACDDDAAFVSIGDRLVADSITEGERLWTDPFDALEAPLACGPVVGDDRIIVGTDDGVLTAFDSDGVLDWQFESPSVASDLAVGEDVVYAGTSRIELIDSSSGERIDSVHNVPNDQIALGDGTLYATADGELSAIDTGTGEERATLSVETTTVESDQGTPFETAQLSEIAVVDDMLFVSRPDSSDDPSTVFAIGPDERH, encoded by the coding sequence ATGCGCCGTCGTGAATATCTGATGGGTCTCGGCACAGCTGCCACAGTCCCTACCGCAGGCTGTACAGACGCCTTTGGGGTATGGGAAGATGCGCCGGAACCGGCTGCCGAACGAGCCGATGCACGGATCGAGGGAGCATGGCCAACCCACGGGTTCGATGCCGAAAACACGCGACGGGCGGACGCACCGGGTCCGGTCGACGAACTGACGGGCCTCTGGGAAGCGGAGAATCAGATCTTCGGTGATCCGATCATCGGGAACAGTATCGTTTACACGACCCAGGGTCAGGATATGCATGTACGGACACGGGAAGCAGCCACCGGTGAGTGGGTCGATACACCGCTCGACGGAGCGAGTGGGAGCGTCGAGGCGATCGCAAAAGACGTCGCGGTGCTCCTCGACGTCGACGATGCGGCCCGCGAACCCATTCTTCGCTGTGTCGGGCTTGATGACGGCACGGAGCGCTGGCGAACAGCTGTCGAGGGCGACAGGCCGGAGCGCATCGCAGTCGTCGGTTCCCGCGTGTGTGTCCTCGACGTCGATATATCGGGCGGGGGCTACGGGCTAGTGCTCTCCAGTTACGATATCGACGACGGGACGATGCACTGGTCCAAACGGGTTCGGGACGGCGACGGCGAGCGGCTCATTCCACACTTCCAGCTCGCCTGTGATGACGACGCCGCCTTTGTCTCGATCGGTGACCGTCTGGTAGCCGATTCGATCACGGAGGGCGAACGGCTGTGGACGGACCCCTTCGACGCCCTGGAGGCACCACTCGCGTGTGGCCCGGTCGTGGGCGACGATCGAATCATCGTCGGTACGGACGACGGCGTCCTGACAGCGTTCGACAGCGATGGAGTACTCGACTGGCAGTTCGAGTCCCCGAGCGTGGCCTCGGATCTCGCAGTCGGTGAGGATGTCGTGTACGCTGGGACGAGCCGCATCGAGCTGATCGACAGCAGTTCCGGGGAACGTATCGATTCCGTTCACAATGTCCCGAATGACCAGATCGCGCTCGGCGACGGGACCCTCTATGCGACGGCAGATGGCGAACTGAGCGCGATCGACACCGGGACGGGTGAAGAACGAGCGACACTGTCCGTGGAGACCACAACTGTGGAAAGCGATCAGGGGACTCCGTTCGAAACCGCGCAACTGAGTGAGATCGCAGTCGTCGACGATATGCTCTTTGTCTCCCGACCGGACAGTTCTGACGACCCGTCTACTGTGTTCGCGATCGGTCCCGACGAGCGTCACTGA
- the ureE gene encoding urease accessory protein UreE, with protein sequence MYTVNSIIGNTNRDESLAVAAETHEKAGTLERVLLDAGDRKKSRLRVHTEAGTDLGILVDKPELEDGDVLYHDDDRLILVSFEEREALTIDLPADTAPTTLLELGHRVGNQHWDLAVEDGMAYVPVEADRHIVEDVLAGALPDDAELDYEFVDPSLFLEGEPNPDHSHGEDHSHSHDSETDHDHSHEHPEDHNHD encoded by the coding sequence ATGTACACCGTCAACAGCATCATCGGCAACACGAACCGCGACGAATCACTGGCGGTCGCCGCCGAAACACACGAAAAAGCGGGCACCCTCGAACGGGTACTGCTGGACGCAGGCGATCGAAAAAAGTCCCGGCTCCGGGTTCACACGGAGGCTGGTACCGACCTCGGCATCCTCGTCGACAAGCCGGAACTGGAAGACGGCGACGTGCTCTACCACGACGATGATCGGTTGATCCTCGTTTCGTTCGAGGAGCGCGAAGCGCTGACCATCGATCTTCCCGCCGACACGGCGCCCACGACGCTGCTCGAACTGGGCCACCGCGTCGGCAACCAGCACTGGGACCTCGCGGTCGAGGACGGAATGGCGTACGTTCCCGTCGAGGCCGACCGCCACATCGTCGAGGATGTCCTCGCGGGCGCGCTCCCCGACGACGCCGAACTCGACTACGAGTTCGTCGATCCGAGTCTGTTCCTCGAGGGGGAACCGAACCCGGACCACTCACACGGCGAGGATCACAGCCACTCACACGATAGCGAGACCGATCACGACCACTCACATGAGCACCCGGAGGACCACAACCATGACTAG
- a CDS encoding amphi-Trp domain-containing protein — MSREIEFERDTSRDEVANQLEAFAERLRGDEPIRITIEERSFTVDPPETVEFEIEVDDEGETIGEDVERSIELEIEWETREGEEELPE; from the coding sequence ATGTCCAGAGAAATCGAGTTCGAGCGGGACACGAGCCGGGACGAGGTCGCCAATCAGCTGGAAGCGTTCGCCGAACGTCTGCGCGGGGACGAGCCGATTCGGATCACCATCGAGGAGCGATCGTTCACCGTCGATCCGCCCGAAACCGTCGAGTTCGAGATCGAAGTCGATGACGAGGGAGAGACGATCGGCGAGGACGTCGAACGAAGTATCGAACTGGAAATCGAGTGGGAGACAAGAGAAGGTGAAGAAGAGTTACCGGAGTAG
- a CDS encoding 50S ribosomal protein L10, with translation MSAEAERKTENLPEWKQVEVDALVEVIESYDSVGVVNIAGIPSRQLQDMRRDLHGSAELRVSRNTLLARALDEVGDGIEELTDHIEGQVGLIGTNDNPFGLYQQLEESKTPAPIGAGEIAPNDIVIPEGDTGVDPGPFVGDLQTVGASARIQDGSIKVTEDSTVLEAGEEVSADLSNVLNELGIEPKEVGLDLRSVFSEGVMFAPEDLDIDVEQYRADVETAAARARNLALNAEYPTSTTAPTLIAKATGEAKSLGIQASIESPDLAGDLVSKADGQVRALAAQIDDTEALPEELQDVEAPAPAEEETEESDDEETADETEDADEDAADDDDDDGDDDAAAGLGDMFG, from the coding sequence ATGAGCGCCGAAGCAGAACGAAAAACCGAGAACCTACCCGAGTGGAAACAGGTAGAAGTCGACGCGCTCGTCGAGGTCATCGAGAGCTACGACAGCGTCGGCGTCGTCAACATCGCGGGGATCCCCTCGCGACAGCTTCAGGACATGCGTCGTGACCTGCACGGGAGCGCCGAACTGCGCGTCAGCCGGAACACGCTGCTCGCGCGAGCGCTCGACGAGGTCGGCGACGGCATCGAGGAGCTGACCGACCACATCGAGGGGCAGGTCGGCCTGATCGGGACCAACGACAACCCGTTCGGGCTGTACCAGCAACTCGAAGAGTCGAAGACGCCCGCACCGATCGGTGCTGGCGAGATCGCGCCGAACGATATCGTCATCCCCGAGGGTGACACCGGTGTCGATCCGGGGCCGTTCGTCGGCGACCTGCAGACGGTCGGCGCGTCGGCACGAATCCAGGACGGTTCGATCAAGGTCACCGAGGACTCCACAGTGCTCGAAGCCGGAGAGGAAGTCTCCGCGGACCTTTCGAACGTCCTCAACGAGCTGGGTATCGAACCCAAGGAAGTCGGACTCGACCTGCGCTCGGTGTTCTCCGAGGGCGTCATGTTCGCGCCGGAAGACCTCGACATCGACGTCGAGCAGTACCGCGCGGACGTCGAGACGGCTGCCGCTCGTGCACGGAACCTCGCACTCAACGCCGAGTACCCCACCTCGACCACTGCGCCGACGCTCATCGCGAAGGCGACTGGCGAGGCAAAGAGTCTGGGTATTCAGGCGTCGATCGAGAGCCCCGACCTCGCTGGCGATCTCGTGAGCAAGGCCGACGGGCAGGTCCGTGCGCTCGCCGCGCAGATCGACGACACGGAAGCGCTCCCCGAGGAACTGCAGGACGTCGAAGCGCCTGCCCCAGCCGAGGAGGAGACTGAGGAATCGGACGACGAAGAAACCGCGGACGAGACCGAGGACGCAGACGAAGATGCCGCCGACGACGATGACGACGACGGCGACGACGATGCTGCGGCCGGTCTCGGCGATATGTTTGGGTAA
- a CDS encoding N-6 DNA methylase — translation MRNQTHAERLSDRFERGSPAYRQYTECASEALDNDPTITTAFETWQSFLRESHGDVFGELPDGVSAESAFTDALYYDFLVERLLAHVEATVGVTVMNREPGSNTEAFEVDLAAVHDTIAGTGLERDVDGTIAGIDVTALAGSTLHDLFESVVSQQVRLALGEYYTPRGIADLAVETLSVDDLAAETVLDPGCGSGVFCAAVIERKRTSYAAAEDAPTPAEQVKAITDTVFGIDLNPIAVRSARLAYLLALSPLLDDAAIDTVEIPVFLTDALGLTRSDDLQYRGTTVAATVDHLVGNPPWLTWTALPDRVRAAWRDGPAERLALVSHSGADAKLGHANDDISVPFVLACIDRYSPTDAAFVLKRGITKGPAGRRLREQRLNDAPLAVEHVHDFTGLRPFGDARAGAAIYSVSADAEPHRPVPVTAWSRGAASPEFTTTDRLRQTLAREETGFVPVDEDDSASSWIRQDAERRALGECAHEIRHGVKDDARDVFEIDPDRIAYLEPDRVFPYLKSRHVVKFGLFGHDYRLVPVDAANEDNKAWLREECPRTYAYLDDNRAALDARSSSWLDNGTFYNVFGLGEYTWAEHKVVWCRLGYKPHFVVVSSVEDERLGEQPVVPGDHCMFIGTDDEREAHVLCALLNSSPYQRTLDDVSSGGKSSLSKSVVSRLELPAIEDVDAETAERLADLSRAAHGIVPEHTDVSKRAYNRTTIESLEPIRAEIDALVEELLARRE, via the coding sequence GTGCGGAACCAGACCCATGCCGAACGGCTTTCGGACCGATTCGAACGCGGTAGCCCGGCCTATCGGCAGTACACGGAGTGCGCCAGCGAAGCGCTCGACAACGATCCGACCATCACCACCGCGTTCGAGACGTGGCAGTCGTTCCTCCGGGAGAGTCACGGCGACGTCTTCGGCGAACTCCCAGACGGCGTCTCGGCCGAGTCGGCCTTCACGGACGCGCTGTATTATGACTTCCTCGTCGAGCGACTGCTCGCTCACGTCGAAGCGACAGTCGGCGTCACCGTGATGAACCGCGAACCCGGATCAAATACAGAGGCGTTCGAAGTCGACCTCGCCGCCGTACACGACACGATTGCCGGAACCGGGCTCGAACGCGACGTCGACGGGACGATCGCAGGCATCGACGTAACGGCGCTCGCGGGGAGCACCCTTCACGACCTGTTCGAGTCTGTCGTCAGCCAGCAGGTCAGGCTGGCGCTTGGCGAGTACTATACGCCGCGAGGGATCGCCGATCTGGCGGTCGAAACCCTGTCTGTCGACGACCTCGCGGCGGAGACGGTTCTGGATCCGGGCTGTGGCTCCGGCGTCTTTTGTGCGGCAGTGATCGAACGCAAGCGGACGAGCTACGCGGCGGCCGAGGACGCCCCGACGCCCGCAGAGCAGGTCAAGGCGATTACCGACACCGTGTTCGGTATCGACCTCAACCCGATCGCGGTCCGGAGCGCGCGGCTTGCCTATCTGCTCGCGCTTTCCCCTCTACTCGACGATGCGGCGATCGATACCGTCGAGATTCCGGTTTTCCTGACCGACGCACTCGGACTCACGCGCTCGGATGATCTCCAGTACCGCGGTACCACGGTGGCAGCAACCGTCGACCACCTCGTCGGCAACCCGCCGTGGCTCACCTGGACGGCGCTCCCCGACCGAGTGAGAGCGGCGTGGCGTGACGGCCCCGCCGAGCGGCTCGCTCTCGTCTCCCACTCCGGTGCAGACGCGAAACTCGGCCACGCGAACGACGACATCTCGGTCCCGTTCGTGCTCGCCTGTATTGACCGGTACTCTCCCACCGACGCTGCGTTCGTACTCAAACGCGGAATCACGAAGGGGCCAGCCGGTCGCAGACTGCGCGAACAGCGCCTGAACGACGCTCCGCTTGCCGTCGAACACGTCCACGATTTCACCGGCCTGCGTCCGTTCGGGGACGCGCGCGCCGGTGCGGCGATCTACTCGGTTTCGGCCGATGCGGAGCCACACAGGCCAGTTCCGGTTACTGCATGGTCACGCGGGGCGGCGTCGCCGGAGTTCACGACCACCGATCGACTGCGCCAGACGCTCGCGCGTGAGGAGACAGGCTTCGTCCCGGTTGACGAGGACGACTCTGCCTCCTCGTGGATCCGGCAGGACGCCGAACGGCGCGCGCTCGGCGAGTGTGCCCACGAGATCCGCCATGGCGTCAAGGACGACGCCCGGGACGTCTTCGAGATCGATCCGGACCGCATTGCCTATCTCGAACCCGACAGGGTCTTTCCGTATCTCAAATCGCGCCACGTCGTCAAGTTCGGGCTGTTCGGTCACGACTATCGGCTCGTCCCGGTCGACGCTGCAAACGAGGACAACAAGGCGTGGCTTCGCGAGGAATGTCCGCGGACCTACGCGTATCTCGACGACAACCGTGCGGCACTCGACGCCCGCTCGTCGTCGTGGCTCGACAACGGCACCTTCTACAACGTCTTCGGGCTCGGCGAGTACACCTGGGCCGAGCACAAAGTGGTCTGGTGTCGGCTCGGCTACAAGCCCCATTTCGTCGTCGTCTCGTCGGTCGAGGATGAGCGGCTTGGCGAGCAGCCGGTCGTTCCCGGCGATCACTGCATGTTCATCGGCACCGACGACGAACGCGAGGCTCACGTTCTCTGTGCCCTGCTGAACTCCTCACCCTATCAGCGGACGCTCGATGACGTCTCCTCGGGCGGCAAGTCCAGCCTCTCGAAATCAGTTGTTTCGCGGCTCGAACTGCCCGCGATCGAGGACGTCGATGCCGAGACAGCAGAGCGGCTGGCCGACCTCTCGCGGGCCGCCCACGGGATCGTCCCCGAACATACCGACGTGAGCAAGCGGGCGTACAACCGGACGACGATCGAGTCACTGGAGCCGATCCGGGCCGAGATCGACGCGCTCGTCGAGGAGCTGCTCGCACGACGGGAGTGA
- a CDS encoding urease accessory protein UreD, which yields MSGLDSAVGRDRSVEDVTLPPAFAEYAREEIEQIPAGTVGKDGVLEASFAGGPSGTRMLRDYSRVPFHHTGPLAHDPCEGMASLCVQTPTGGVAQGDRHRLSVEADDAALASVTGQGATKVHSMHTNFAHLGVDLAASDGSYLEYVPDPTILNRDSRCFQTIDVDVDADSTVIFTDVLVPDGLSEHEPFSFDRFHSRVTAECDGRRLLTDTVVLDPDELDPRTPGVFGELGVVGTLYVLSPGDNAEALSDTVHERLESTRSATEREESNDGPRGEILAGPSTLPEDAGIAVRVLGERSTDVTSTLGDVWDALRRQLVDAPAPDLRKF from the coding sequence ATGAGTGGGCTGGATTCTGCTGTCGGACGGGATCGATCGGTCGAGGATGTGACGCTGCCGCCAGCGTTCGCGGAGTACGCACGAGAGGAGATCGAACAGATCCCCGCCGGAACGGTCGGCAAGGACGGCGTACTGGAGGCGAGTTTTGCGGGCGGTCCCTCCGGAACCCGGATGCTGCGGGACTACTCTCGTGTTCCGTTCCACCACACCGGCCCACTCGCACACGACCCCTGTGAGGGGATGGCCTCGCTCTGCGTCCAGACGCCGACCGGTGGCGTCGCACAGGGCGACCGACACCGGCTCTCGGTCGAGGCCGACGACGCCGCGCTCGCGAGCGTCACCGGGCAGGGCGCGACAAAAGTCCACTCGATGCACACCAACTTCGCCCATCTCGGCGTCGACCTCGCGGCATCGGACGGATCGTATCTCGAATACGTTCCGGATCCGACGATCCTCAACAGGGACTCGCGCTGTTTCCAGACGATCGACGTCGATGTCGATGCCGACTCGACGGTGATCTTCACCGATGTGCTCGTCCCAGACGGCCTCTCCGAGCACGAACCCTTTAGCTTCGACCGGTTTCACTCGCGGGTGACCGCCGAGTGCGACGGGCGACGCCTGCTCACCGACACGGTCGTGCTCGACCCCGACGAACTGGACCCGCGAACGCCCGGCGTCTTCGGCGAGCTCGGCGTCGTCGGAACGCTGTACGTGCTGTCGCCCGGCGACAACGCCGAGGCACTCAGCGATACCGTCCACGAGCGGCTGGAATCTACCCGTTCCGCGACAGAGCGGGAGGAATCGAACGACGGCCCCAGGGGCGAGATCCTCGCTGGCCCGTCGACACTCCCCGAAGACGCTGGCATCGCCGTCCGCGTCCTCGGTGAGAGATCGACCGACGTAACGTCGACACTCGGGGACGTGTGGGATGCGTTGCGCCGCCAGCTCGTCGACGCACCGGCTCCCGACCTGCGGAAGTTCTGA
- a CDS encoding urease accessory protein UreF — protein MTSHDTDAFLTSLRLADSFLPVGAYTASYGIEQFIQTDRIEDADDLRVILEDYLRSIVGPAEIVALSNAHTASADGDVDALVEIDRRLHSMTLPAEFRESSEKAGEQVLSLFGEGSTAGTYASAVEDDRAPGNYVVALAAVAQHEGLTHEQACLVHGYSFITDLLGAAQRLGRLSHTEIQRVLDELRPVIGDVVEEYRQQPLDAMWSFAPTTELMGMGHERADRRLFMS, from the coding sequence ATGACTAGCCACGACACAGACGCCTTTCTGACATCGCTTCGCCTCGCAGATTCGTTCCTGCCGGTCGGCGCGTACACCGCCTCCTACGGGATCGAACAGTTCATCCAGACCGATCGGATCGAGGACGCCGACGACTTGCGGGTGATACTGGAAGATTACCTCCGGTCGATAGTCGGCCCGGCCGAGATCGTTGCCCTCTCGAACGCGCATACCGCGTCTGCGGACGGCGACGTCGACGCGCTCGTCGAGATCGACCGACGACTGCACTCGATGACGCTTCCGGCGGAGTTCCGCGAGAGCTCCGAGAAGGCAGGCGAGCAGGTTCTCTCGCTGTTCGGTGAGGGAAGCACAGCTGGCACGTACGCGAGCGCCGTCGAAGATGACCGTGCACCCGGAAACTACGTCGTTGCTCTCGCCGCGGTCGCCCAGCACGAGGGGCTCACACACGAACAAGCGTGTCTCGTTCACGGCTACTCCTTCATTACGGATCTACTCGGCGCTGCCCAGCGGCTCGGGCGGCTCAGTCACACCGAAATCCAGCGTGTCCTCGACGAACTACGGCCCGTAATAGGTGACGTCGTCGAGGAGTACCGGCAACAACCGCTCGATGCCATGTGGTCCTTTGCACCGACTACCGAGCTAATGGGGATGGGTCACGAACGCGCGGACAGGCGGCTGTTCATGTCATAA
- a CDS encoding DUF7117 family protein, whose amino-acid sequence MEIRGQRECKECGTGWSYYETGTVSCPECGSVKSVGIDEERKRHTASPATLSLTSVRNMIDDESREDIATAAVEECRDYIRSHGFIDAGELQPLGDVYLAAHELRGVGDVFGRSLDPTEDEELYYLSLLRGADHGERPDPESVPASIREARGLAYADAVDEYRADLKTYLDDQTRTDHEALATLQSLTEHVKRIRALQGDVDPETAERLVKAARALCEYLRWDDEDALVRCQERLDGLSG is encoded by the coding sequence ATGGAGATTCGCGGCCAGCGAGAATGCAAAGAGTGTGGGACGGGCTGGTCCTACTACGAGACCGGGACCGTCTCGTGTCCGGAGTGTGGGAGCGTCAAGAGCGTCGGTATCGACGAGGAACGGAAACGACACACGGCCTCGCCCGCGACGCTTTCTCTCACCAGCGTTCGAAACATGATCGACGACGAGTCCCGCGAGGACATCGCCACGGCAGCGGTCGAGGAGTGTCGAGACTACATCCGCAGCCACGGCTTTATCGATGCGGGAGAGCTCCAGCCCCTCGGCGACGTCTACCTCGCCGCCCACGAACTCCGCGGGGTCGGTGACGTCTTCGGGCGGTCGCTCGATCCCACAGAGGACGAAGAACTCTACTACCTCTCTCTCCTCCGGGGGGCCGACCACGGCGAACGCCCCGACCCCGAGAGCGTCCCGGCGTCGATCCGCGAGGCGCGCGGGCTGGCCTACGCCGACGCCGTCGACGAGTATCGGGCGGATCTGAAGACCTATCTCGACGACCAAACTCGAACGGACCACGAGGCCCTCGCCACGCTCCAGTCGCTCACGGAGCACGTAAAGCGAATTCGCGCGCTGCAGGGAGACGTCGATCCGGAGACGGCAGAACGGCTTGTAAAAGCGGCCCGCGCACTCTGTGAATATCTGCGGTGGGACGACGAGGACGCGCTGGTTCGGTGTCAGGAGCGACTAGACGGGCTCTCGGGCTGA